TCAGGACAGCGAGATTACTGCTTTGCGGGAGTTTGTGACGGACTTGATCCTCTTCGATCGGCCTGCCAATCCCGCCGTTAATCCAGTGACCAAGCTGCTGCGCCTGGGACAGTTCATCGCCACGGGCCAACCGTCGGGGGTGCGATCGAGCTATTCGCCGGAACTGCAAGCCTGGGTCGATCGAGCAGTGGCCGATGGGAAATTTGACGTGATTACCTGCGAACATAGTGTTAACGAAGCCTACATCCGGCCTCAATTTCAGCGCACGGTTCGGACAGTCGTGAATGTCCATAGCTCCGTCTATGCTTCTTGCCGCAACCAATTGCAAACGGGAACCACTGAAAACCCCCTGCGCGATCGCATTTATTTACAACTCCTGAAACGCTACGAGCAACAATTTAGCCAAAAATTTAGTCACATTGTCGTGACCACGATCGACGATCGACGGGAATTTCAGACCTTTGCGCCCCAGACCCCAGTCAGCGTGATTCCCAACGGTGTGGACTTTGCCGCCTTTCCCCTGCGTGCTCAAGATCCCGGTGGTCAACGGTTGATCTTCATTGGAGCGATGGATAACTTAGCCAATATCGACGCTGCCCGTTACCTAGCCCGTGAAATTTTTCCCCAAGTGCGCCAGCGCTACCCCGAGGCAACGTTGGCGTTAGTGGGATCGCGGCCTGTCCCGGAGGTGCAGGAACTGGCCCAGATTCCCGGCGTCACGGTAACGGGGCAAGTGCCTTCCATGGCGGACTTTCTCCACCGTGCAACCGTCTGTGTGATTCCCATGCGCACCGGATACGGGATTAAAAATAAAACCCTGGAGGCCATGGCAGCGGGCATCCCCGTGGTGGCCAGCGATCGGGGCTTGGAAGGGTTACAGGTCGATCGGCTGTCCTACGGCGAAAATTCCGCTGCGATCGGGCCCCTGCGGGCGTTGCGGGCCAACGATGTTACGGAATATGTTGAGTCAATTGCCCAACTTTTGGATAACATTTCACTGAGGCAAAGTCTCTCTCAATCTGCGCGGGCTTACATCGAAGCCGAATTTACCTGGGAAGGCGCTGGCCAGCGCTACGAACAAGTGCTCACTGGACTCTAACTGAATCCCCCACTGGATACCCTCACCATGCGCCGTAACAGTCGCCCTGACGATGATCATGCTTCCTCCAACCGTGCGCAACGATCGCAGCGGCGACGATGGATTGAAAAGCGGGTTGAAAAACGGATGGATAAGCGCCTAGAACAGCGCCAAGGGAAACCGCGATCGGCCCAACCGCAATCCGCTCAACCGTCTTTTTTCCAATCGTTATTTTCTGCGAAGAAAACCCAGAAGCAAGCGCTGGCAGCCTCGTCGGATTCTACGGCAATGACTGTGCGATCGTCCCACGCCCCAACGCTTTCGAGTCCCTCGCCAGGAACCCCCGAGGGGAAGCCCCCGAGTCGATTGATACGGTTAGCGATCGGATGTGGGCGATTTTTGCGAGGATTATTGCCCTGGGCCTTACTGCTCAGTGTGGGCAGTTTGGTGGTGGGTGCGGGTGTGATTAGTGCGCAGTTTATCGTCCAGCCGAAATCGGTGGTGTGGTTGAATCGTTACCTGCCGGAAAGCTGGCAAATTCCGGTGTCTGATTGG
The window above is part of the Alkalinema sp. FACHB-956 genome. Proteins encoded here:
- a CDS encoding glycosyltransferase family 4 protein — protein: MRILLLSATFPYPPTQGGTQVRTFNLLRYLQQHHEVTLATLRTPEVQDSEITALREFVTDLILFDRPANPAVNPVTKLLRLGQFIATGQPSGVRSSYSPELQAWVDRAVADGKFDVITCEHSVNEAYIRPQFQRTVRTVVNVHSSVYASCRNQLQTGTTENPLRDRIYLQLLKRYEQQFSQKFSHIVVTTIDDRREFQTFAPQTPVSVIPNGVDFAAFPLRAQDPGGQRLIFIGAMDNLANIDAARYLAREIFPQVRQRYPEATLALVGSRPVPEVQELAQIPGVTVTGQVPSMADFLHRATVCVIPMRTGYGIKNKTLEAMAAGIPVVASDRGLEGLQVDRLSYGENSAAIGPLRALRANDVTEYVESIAQLLDNISLRQSLSQSARAYIEAEFTWEGAGQRYEQVLTGL